A part of Streptomyces sp. DSM 40750 genomic DNA contains:
- a CDS encoding beta-alanine-activating enzyme beta-propeller domain-containing protein, which produces MAQALESGDPRQVGPYRIVGRLGAGGMGRVYLGLSPGGRAVAVKTIRPELTYDPEFRQRFAREAAAARAVSGAFTAAVVDADPYGDPPWLATVHVAGISLDDTIARHGPLPESSVLALGAGLSEALQAIHAADLVHRDLKPSNVLLAPDGPKVIDFGIAIAAGSSSLTRSGVVVGTPAYMSPEQLTGGRAGTAADVFALGGVLVFAASGEGAFGSGPSLGVGYRVVHDEPNLTAVPAGLRPLLGRCLDKVPARRPTVAELLAEFAGRILPAPEAEYGTDTVTLALHGGAWLPESVASSVRRAGETGGTAGASRTRGAGGTPVPEPGTRTAPAGGRMDPRVPADRRHSDADVDAGAGAGAPGPLSQAGEGDRASAAPTRRRVLAVLAGAGGVAAVGVGTYLLGRGENDPDKGSDNDTLKGPGGVPTPGDLRWKRGTGGPVAPALLAAGGLVYAGSKDGSMYALEAETGKPRWQFSTGNGVYTCPAVAGGLAYFGSADYHLYAVEVKTGEQRWQFSAGGEVNSSPVVAGGVVYAGSDDARLYAVDARSGDRRWTFPAAGRIRSSPVVAWNKVYVGSEDSRLYALDAATGERRWAFKTDGDVKSSPAVADRVVYVGSYDGNLYAVNCDTGELRWTFATRGGVGSSPVVSGGVVYVGSDDGNLYAVDALTGKQKWKFTVGAIVYSSPAVLGDAVYVGSKNGNLYAVRADTGKPLWRYRTGADIRSSPTAIDATVYVGNDSGAVFAVNR; this is translated from the coding sequence ATGGCACAGGCGTTGGAGAGCGGCGACCCTCGGCAGGTGGGGCCGTACCGGATCGTGGGCCGCCTCGGCGCGGGTGGGATGGGGCGCGTCTATCTCGGGCTGTCGCCGGGCGGCCGCGCGGTCGCGGTCAAGACCATCCGGCCAGAACTGACCTACGACCCCGAGTTCCGGCAGCGGTTCGCCCGGGAGGCGGCGGCCGCCCGGGCCGTCAGCGGGGCGTTCACGGCCGCGGTCGTCGACGCGGATCCCTACGGGGACCCGCCGTGGCTGGCCACCGTCCATGTCGCGGGCATCTCGCTCGACGACACCATCGCGCGCCATGGACCGCTGCCCGAGTCCTCGGTGCTCGCCCTGGGAGCCGGTCTGAGCGAGGCGCTCCAGGCCATTCACGCCGCCGACCTCGTCCACCGGGATCTGAAGCCCTCCAATGTCCTGCTGGCCCCGGACGGGCCCAAGGTGATCGACTTCGGGATCGCGATCGCCGCCGGCTCGAGTTCGCTCACCCGCAGCGGAGTCGTCGTCGGCACCCCCGCATACATGTCGCCCGAGCAGCTGACGGGCGGCCGGGCCGGTACGGCCGCCGATGTGTTCGCCCTCGGTGGAGTACTCGTCTTCGCCGCCAGCGGCGAGGGCGCCTTCGGGTCCGGTCCGTCGCTCGGCGTCGGCTACCGCGTGGTCCATGACGAGCCGAACCTGACCGCCGTCCCCGCGGGTCTGCGTCCCCTTCTCGGCCGTTGTCTCGACAAGGTTCCGGCCCGTCGGCCCACCGTCGCGGAACTGCTCGCCGAGTTCGCCGGCCGTATCCTCCCGGCGCCCGAAGCGGAGTACGGCACGGACACCGTCACCCTCGCCCTCCATGGCGGAGCCTGGCTGCCCGAGTCCGTGGCCTCTTCGGTGCGGCGCGCCGGGGAGACGGGCGGGACAGCCGGGGCCAGTAGGACGAGGGGGGCCGGCGGGACGCCGGTGCCGGAACCCGGTACGCGGACCGCGCCGGCCGGGGGCCGAATGGACCCGCGCGTTCCCGCAGACCGACGCCACTCCGATGCAGATGTAGATGCCGGTGCCGGTGCTGGCGCCCCCGGCCCCCTATCCCAGGCCGGCGAGGGAGACCGTGCCTCCGCCGCCCCGACCCGCCGCCGCGTGCTGGCCGTGCTCGCCGGAGCCGGCGGCGTCGCCGCCGTGGGTGTGGGCACGTACCTGCTGGGGCGCGGCGAGAACGACCCCGACAAGGGATCGGACAACGACACCCTGAAGGGCCCCGGCGGCGTGCCGACCCCGGGAGACCTGAGGTGGAAGCGCGGCACCGGAGGCCCCGTGGCGCCCGCCCTCCTCGCCGCGGGCGGGCTGGTGTACGCCGGCAGCAAGGACGGGAGCATGTACGCGCTGGAGGCCGAGACCGGCAAGCCGCGCTGGCAGTTCAGCACGGGCAACGGCGTCTACACCTGTCCCGCCGTGGCCGGCGGTCTGGCCTACTTCGGCAGCGCGGACTACCACCTCTACGCCGTCGAGGTGAAGACCGGCGAGCAACGCTGGCAGTTCAGCGCCGGCGGAGAGGTCAACTCCTCACCGGTGGTCGCCGGGGGAGTGGTCTACGCGGGCAGTGACGACGCGCGGCTGTACGCCGTGGACGCCCGTTCCGGTGACCGGAGGTGGACGTTCCCCGCGGCGGGCCGGATCCGTTCCTCCCCGGTCGTCGCATGGAACAAGGTCTACGTCGGCAGCGAGGACTCCCGGCTCTACGCACTCGACGCGGCGACCGGCGAACGCCGCTGGGCCTTCAAGACCGACGGCGACGTCAAGTCCTCCCCGGCGGTCGCCGACCGCGTCGTCTACGTGGGCAGCTACGACGGCAACCTCTACGCCGTCAACTGCGACACCGGCGAACTCCGCTGGACCTTCGCCACCCGCGGCGGGGTCGGCTCCTCGCCGGTCGTGTCCGGCGGAGTCGTCTACGTCGGCAGCGACGACGGCAACCTGTACGCCGTCGACGCCCTCACCGGGAAGCAGAAGTGGAAGTTCACCGTCGGCGCCATCGTCTACTCCTCACCGGCCGTCCTCGGCGACGCCGTGTACGTCGGCAGCAAGAACGGCAACCTCTACGCCGTACGAGCGGACACCGGCAAGCCCCTGTGGAGGTACCGCACCGGCGCGGACATCCGCTCCTCCCCCACGGCGATCGACGCCACGGTCTACGTCGGCAACGACAGCGGCGCGGTTTTCGCGGTCAACCGCTGA
- a CDS encoding epoxide hydrolase family protein has protein sequence MTDPASTATRPTIRPFELAVPQAALDDLAARLDATRWPDDPTAPGWSQGVPPAYLRELAAYWRTAYDWREHEAHLNRFPQFMTTIDGTGVHFLHVRSPEPDALPLLITHGWPGSVVEFLDVIGPLTDPRAYDRGASADAFDLVIPTIPGYGLSGPTRDPGWDIRRVAGAWAELMRRLGYDRYGAQGGDWGHAITLELAALAPERVIAIHLNTLLTLPPDDPAVAADLTDDDRSRLSRLLAAEPEMSAYAKIQGTRPQTLAYALTDSPVGQLAWIVEKFKEWTDNTDVPEDAVPRDRLLTNVMLYWLTATAGSSARHYWEAAHPSRATRTERPSTPTGVAVFSADIARPVRRLAERDRNIVHWSELPRGGHFAAMEQPELFTADVRAFFRRFR, from the coding sequence ATGACCGACCCCGCGTCGACGGCGACCCGCCCGACGATCCGCCCCTTCGAACTCGCCGTCCCCCAGGCGGCCCTGGACGACCTGGCCGCGCGGCTCGACGCCACCCGGTGGCCGGACGACCCCACCGCTCCCGGCTGGTCGCAGGGCGTGCCGCCCGCGTATCTGAGGGAGCTGGCCGCGTACTGGCGTACCGCCTACGACTGGCGCGAGCACGAGGCGCACCTGAACCGGTTCCCCCAGTTCATGACGACGATCGACGGGACGGGCGTCCATTTCCTGCACGTCCGTTCCCCCGAGCCCGACGCGCTGCCCCTGCTGATCACCCATGGCTGGCCGGGATCCGTCGTCGAGTTCCTCGATGTCATCGGTCCCCTCACCGATCCCCGCGCATACGACAGGGGCGCCTCGGCCGACGCCTTCGACCTCGTGATCCCGACCATCCCGGGCTACGGCCTCTCCGGGCCGACCCGGGACCCCGGTTGGGACATCCGTCGAGTCGCGGGCGCGTGGGCCGAGTTGATGCGGCGGCTGGGCTACGACCGTTACGGCGCCCAGGGCGGCGACTGGGGCCATGCGATCACCCTGGAACTGGCCGCCCTCGCCCCCGAGCGGGTCATCGCCATCCACCTCAACACCCTGTTGACCCTGCCCCCGGACGATCCCGCCGTGGCCGCCGACCTCACGGACGACGACCGCTCACGTCTCAGTCGGCTCCTTGCCGCCGAGCCCGAGATGTCCGCGTACGCAAAGATCCAGGGCACCCGGCCCCAGACGCTCGCCTACGCCCTGACCGACTCCCCGGTGGGGCAACTCGCCTGGATCGTCGAGAAGTTCAAGGAGTGGACCGACAACACGGACGTCCCCGAGGACGCCGTCCCCCGCGACCGCCTGTTGACCAACGTGATGCTGTATTGGCTCACGGCGACCGCGGGATCTTCGGCCCGCCACTACTGGGAGGCGGCCCACCCTTCGCGGGCGACCCGCACGGAGCGTCCCTCCACCCCCACCGGCGTCGCCGTCTTCTCCGCCGACATCGCCCGGCCCGTCCGCCGACTCGCCGAACGTGACCGCAACATCGTCCACTGGTCCGAACTCCCCCGGGGCGGCCACTTCGCCGCGATGGAGCAACCCGAACTGTTCACCGCCGATGTCCGGGCCTTCTTCCGACGCTTCCGCTGA
- a CDS encoding low temperature requirement protein A encodes MVDKSESGQEGGPPGTAHAVLAGSRVTTFELFFDLVYVFTLTQVTAYMAHEHSGSGVLRGVLLLALVWISWSAYAWLGNQAQADPGVVRAGMTLAMAGVFVVALTVPEAWHDAPGGLNGPVVLACAYLFVRCVHLVLYGVLARGDHGLLRQITVSWPAVLGGSCLLIVGAVIGGRWQTALFAAAIVTDWGGVYATSRRGNWRIRSASYFAERHELFMIIAIGESLLAMGAGAVDRPISTPLLAAAVLGVAVALGLWWLYFDVATLVGEHQLSRTQGRDRVRLAVDAYGYAHFPIMAGIVLTAFGVEGVMAHAAGGEALGGFYAWVLCGGAATYLAGLLLFGWTVLRQWSRFRLGGLFLLLGWSPAAAVLPPVAALAGAVTVLAAVAAAETWWYAELRRRLRR; translated from the coding sequence GTGGTGGACAAGAGCGAAAGCGGGCAGGAAGGCGGACCACCGGGCACGGCTCACGCCGTACTCGCGGGCAGCCGGGTGACCACCTTCGAACTCTTCTTCGACCTGGTGTACGTGTTCACCCTCACCCAGGTCACCGCCTACATGGCGCACGAACACAGTGGCAGCGGTGTCCTGCGCGGAGTGCTCCTGCTGGCCCTGGTCTGGATCTCCTGGTCCGCCTACGCCTGGCTCGGCAACCAGGCCCAGGCCGATCCGGGTGTCGTACGCGCGGGCATGACGCTGGCGATGGCCGGGGTGTTCGTCGTGGCCCTCACCGTCCCGGAGGCGTGGCACGACGCGCCGGGCGGCCTCAACGGGCCTGTGGTCCTGGCCTGCGCGTACCTCTTCGTCCGCTGTGTGCACCTCGTCCTCTACGGCGTGCTCGCGCGCGGTGACCACGGGCTGTTGCGGCAGATCACGGTCTCCTGGCCCGCCGTACTGGGCGGCTCCTGCCTCCTGATCGTCGGTGCGGTGATCGGAGGCCGGTGGCAGACGGCGCTCTTCGCGGCCGCGATCGTTACGGACTGGGGTGGCGTGTACGCCACCTCCCGCCGGGGCAACTGGCGCATCCGCAGCGCCTCCTACTTCGCCGAACGGCACGAGCTGTTCATGATCATCGCCATCGGGGAGTCGCTCCTCGCCATGGGCGCGGGAGCTGTCGACCGCCCGATCTCCACACCACTGCTGGCCGCGGCGGTCCTGGGCGTCGCCGTCGCCCTGGGACTGTGGTGGCTGTACTTCGACGTGGCCACGCTGGTGGGAGAGCACCAGCTGAGCAGGACGCAGGGACGTGACCGGGTCAGGCTTGCGGTCGACGCCTACGGTTACGCCCACTTCCCGATCATGGCCGGCATCGTGCTGACGGCCTTCGGCGTCGAGGGGGTCATGGCTCACGCGGCCGGCGGCGAAGCGCTGGGCGGCTTCTACGCCTGGGTTCTGTGCGGCGGAGCCGCCACGTATCTGGCCGGGCTGCTCCTGTTCGGCTGGACCGTGCTGCGCCAGTGGAGTCGGTTCCGACTGGGCGGCCTGTTCCTGCTGCTCGGGTGGAGTCCTGCGGCGGCCGTACTACCGCCGGTCGCGGCTCTTGCCGGCGCGGTCACCGTCCTGGCGGCGGTGGCTGCCGCGGAGACCTGGTGGTACGCGGAACTGCGCCGCCGCCTACGGCGCTGA